One Cucumis sativus cultivar 9930 chromosome 1, Cucumber_9930_V3, whole genome shotgun sequence DNA segment encodes these proteins:
- the LOC101205533 gene encoding uncharacterized protein LOC101205533, producing MKMKMKRKDLDQINDDFSDFSLSSPARKIRRLDVGLPPIIEEEEPPEFSVLSKQPLIPEDFTVGGNGVRIEELSDASSVSPSVYAMEDRPFCDNQERAIVLFKPVNTSFFQSSPLSVSVDSDIISGFKSEFLRENCYDGRVKCGEDDEDMVIENKNLAVVPWVPRLQVPTSSTMNVPQEEEAPQLMEAEEVGEATMEIEEDNNLNNSQQGYGYGGMDGANGIHQWHHQQQHCMIPQLPQQTSSPITWFR from the exons atgaagatgaagatgaaaagaaaagatctCGATCAAATCAACGATGACTTCTCCGATTTCTCCCTCTCCTCACCTGCCAGGAAGATTCGCCGTCtg GATGTTGGTTTACCGCCTattatagaagaagaagaaccacCGGAATTTTCTGTTTTAAGTAAACAGCCTTTGATTCCTGAAGATTTCACAGTAGGTGGTAATGGTGTAAGGATTGAGGAATTGTCGGATGCTTCCTCTGTTTCTCCTTCAGTTTATGCTATGGAGGATCGTCCTTTTTGTGACAATCAAGAGAGGGCTATTGTTCTGTTTAAGCCTGTTAATACGTCTTTCTTCCAATCTTCTCCTCTCTCGGTATCTGTTGATTCTGACATTATATCTGGTTTCAAGA GTGAATTTCTTCGCGAGAATTGTTATGATGGCCGGGTGAAATGTggtgaagatgatgaagatatGGTGATTGAGAACAAGAATCTGGCTGTTGTTCCTTGGGTTCCTCGTTTACAGGTTCCTACTTCCTCAACCATGAATGTTCCCCAAGAGGAAGAAGCTCCACAGTTAATGGAAGCTGAAGAAGTTGGAGAAGCAACAATGGAGATTGAAGAAGACAACAACTTAAACAACAGTCAACAAGGTTATGGGTATGGTGGAATGGATGGAGCTAATGGTATACATCAATGGCATCATCAACAACAACACTGCATGATTCCACAGCTGCCACAGCAAACATCTTCACCCATAACTTGGTTTCGTTGA
- the LOC101205296 gene encoding ethanolamine-phosphate cytidylyltransferase, with amino-acid sequence MGPMDYESNSWIWDGVYYYPHLFGGLMLTAALLGFSTSYFSGIGVPSLPFFWSDFGIFQKRKSEKKRIRVYMDGCFDLMHFGHANALRQAKALGDELVVGVVSDEEIIANKGPPVLPMEERLALVSGLKWVDEVIANAPYAITEQFMNRLFNEHKIDYIIHGDDPCLLPDGTDAYALAKKAGRYKQIKRTEGVSSTDIVGRILSSMNDATNSEDHNATSLNGDSMKESPSHGALSHFLPTSHRIVQFSNGRGPGPNARIVYIDGAFDLFHAGHIEILKIARQLGDFLLVGIHNDQTVSNLRGKQFPIMHLHERSLSVLGCRYVDEVIIGAPWEITRDMITTFNISLVVHGTVAENNSFAGDSDPYAVPKSMGIFKLLESPKTITTTSIAKRIVANHDAFKKRNAKKVESEKKYYAEKKYICGD; translated from the exons ATGGGACCAATGGATTACGAAAGTAACAGTTGGATATGGGATGGCGTATACTACTACCCACATTTGTTTGGTGGTTTAATGCTCACAGCGGCCTTGCTTGGATTTTCAACGAGTTATTTTAGTGGGATTGGAGTACCATCTTTGCCATTTTTCTGGTCTGATTTCGGAATTTTCCAGAAAAGAAAGAGTGAAAAAAAGCGCATTCGGGTCTATATGGATGGTTGTTTTGATCTCATGCATTTTGGTCATGCCAATGCGTTGAGGCAAGCTAAGGCTCTGGGTGATGAATTGGTGGTGGGTGTCGTAAGTGATGAAGAAATCATAGCAAATAAGGGCCCTCCAGTGTTACCTATGGAAGAAAG GCTGGCACTTGTTAGTGGTTTGAAGTGGGTGGATGAAGTTATTGCCAACGCCCCGTATGCAATTACTGAACAATTCATGAACAGACTCTTTAATGAGCATAAGATTGACTATATTATTCACGGAGATGATCCATGCCTACTTCCAGATGGAACTGATGCTTATGCCTTAGCTAAGAAAGCTGGTCGATACAAGCAGATCAAGCGTACTGAAGGAGTCTCCAGCACCGATATCGTAG GAAGGATACTCTCTTCCATGAATGATGCTACGAATTCTGAAGATCACAATGCAACTTCCCTGAATGGAGATTCTATGAAGGAAAGTCCATCCCATGGTGCCCTTTCTCACTTTCTACCAACATCACACCGTATTGTACAGTTTTCAAATGGAAGG GGGCCTGGACCAAATGCTCGTATTGTGTACATTGATGGGGCTTTCGATCTTTTTCATGCCGGGCATATTGAG ATTCTCAAGATTGCTAGGCAGCTTGGGGACTTTTTATTAGTTGGCATACATAATGATCAGACAGTGAG TAATCTCAGAGGGAAACAATTTCCAATTATGCATTTACATGAACGCAGTCTCAGTGTCCTTGGTTGCCGGTATGTTGATGAGGTGATCATCGGTGCACCTTGGGAAATTACAAGAGACATG ATAACAACTTTCAACATATCTTTAGTTGTGCATGGGACAGTTGCTGAAAACAACTCTTTTGCT GGCGACAGTGACCCCTATGCCGTTCCAAAGAGTATGGGAATTTTCAAGTTGCTTGAAAGCCCTAAAACCATTACCACTACTTCAATAGCCAAAAGGATAGTTGCCAATCACGATGCTTTTAAG AAACGGAATGCCAAAAAAGTGGAAAGCGAGAAGAAATATTACGCGGAGAAGAAATACATATGTGGGGATTAA